A genomic window from Triticum urartu cultivar G1812 chromosome 7, Tu2.1, whole genome shotgun sequence includes:
- the LOC125522215 gene encoding ABC transporter G family member 42-like — MGDANTLRMVIGAMYTAVMFVGINNCSSVQPIVSIERTVFYRERAAGMYSAMPYAIAQVVMEIPYVFVQASYYTLIVYAMMGFQWTVTKFFWFFFVSYFSFLYFTYYGMMTVSISPNHEVAAIFAAAFYSLFNLFSGFFIPRPKIPKWWIWYYWICPLAWTVYGLIATQYGDLEETISVPGQSNQTISYYITHHFGYHRSFMAVVAPVLVLFAVFFAFMYALCLKKLSFQQR; from the exons AT GGGAGATGCCAATACTCTTAGAATGGTCATTGGAGCAATGTACACAGCAGTGATGTTCGTCGGCATCAACAACTGTTCAAGCGTTCAGCCAATTGTTTCAATCGAGAGAACAGTTTTCTACCGGGAGAGGGCTGCTGGGATGTACTCTGCAATGCCATATGCAATTGCTCAG GTTGTCATGGAGATACCTTATGTCTTCGTCCAAGCCTCGTATTACACCCTCATCGTATATGCCATGATGGGCTTCCAGTGGACAGTTACCAAGTTCTTCTGGTTCTTCTTCGTCTCCTACTTTTCCTTCCTCTACTTCACCTACTATGGGATGATGACTGTCTCAATCTCACCAAACCATGAGGTTGCAGCCATCTTCGCTGCAGCTTTCTATTCCCTATTCAACCTTTTTTCTGGATTCTTCATCCCGAGACCG AAAATCCCCAAATGGTGGATCTGGTACTACTGGATTTGCCCATTGGCATGGACAGTTTATGGGCTCATAGCGACACAATATGGAGACCTGGAAGAGACCATCTCCGTCCCAGGCCAATCAAACCAGACAATCAGTTACTACATAACTCATCATTTTGGATACCACAGGAGCTTCATGGCGGTCGTTGCACCGGTGCTTGTGCTCTTTGCAGTGTTCTTCGCGTTCATGTATGCTCTCTGCCTCAAGAAGTTGAGCTTCCAACAACGATAG